From the Roseateles sp. XES5 genome, one window contains:
- a CDS encoding chemotaxis protein CheW, translating to MAGTSSESQYVTFSLDNEVFAVPVSVVREILDHEDAFKIPHGPEYLLGLRDVRGQGVPVIDLRLRLGMTKTEKTPHTRALVLDVPIGEKTLTLGLVADRVYEVIPFRNEDIEGAPDIGVRWPSDYIAGVVRRNGGFVVIVDLARLFSSAEVAMMGTANRLAATA from the coding sequence ATGGCCGGCACGTCCTCGGAATCCCAGTACGTCACCTTCTCGCTCGACAACGAGGTCTTCGCGGTCCCCGTCTCGGTGGTCCGGGAAATCCTCGACCATGAGGATGCCTTCAAGATCCCGCACGGCCCGGAATACCTGCTCGGGCTGCGGGACGTGCGCGGCCAGGGCGTGCCGGTCATCGATCTGCGTCTTCGCCTCGGCATGACCAAGACCGAGAAGACGCCGCACACGCGGGCGCTCGTGCTCGACGTGCCGATCGGCGAGAAGACCCTGACGCTCGGCCTCGTCGCCGACCGGGTCTACGAGGTCATTCCCTTCCGCAACGAGGACATCGAGGGCGCGCCGGATATCGGCGTGCGCTGGCCGTCCGACTATATCGCCGGCGTCGTGCGCCGGAACGGCGGCTTCGTCGTCATCGTCGATCTCGCCCGCCTCTTCTCCAGTGCGGAAGTGGCGATGATGGGCACGGCCAACCGCCTCGCCGCCACGGCATAA
- a CDS encoding protein-glutamate O-methyltransferase CheR: MGAALRAQANEDGLSSRNFEALSRYIYDYSGIKMPINKLTMLEGRLRRRLRATGIANFNAYCDYLFKHGGIEKEAIFLIDAVTTNKTDFFREPKHFDFMERTGLPELVAAGHKRLRLWSAACSIGAEPYTMAMVLQDFAEANSGIDYRILATDLSTDVLQAARRGVYPRDMIQPVPADLQRRHVMVSRDAARGEVRIHPRLRSTVGFARMNLMDSAYKVGEPMHMIFCRNVLIYFDKPTQAKVLSRLCDCLVPGGFLYVGHSETVTGITLPVRQVANTVFKKI; the protein is encoded by the coding sequence GTGGGAGCAGCATTGCGGGCGCAGGCGAACGAAGACGGCTTGAGCAGCCGGAATTTCGAAGCCCTGTCGCGCTATATCTACGATTACAGCGGCATCAAGATGCCGATCAACAAGCTGACGATGCTGGAAGGCCGCCTGCGGCGGCGCCTGCGCGCCACCGGCATCGCCAATTTCAACGCCTATTGCGACTATCTCTTCAAGCATGGCGGCATCGAGAAGGAGGCGATCTTCCTCATCGACGCCGTGACGACGAACAAGACGGACTTCTTCCGCGAGCCGAAGCATTTCGACTTCATGGAACGCACCGGCCTGCCCGAACTGGTGGCCGCCGGGCACAAGCGCCTCAGGCTGTGGAGCGCCGCCTGCTCCATCGGCGCCGAACCCTATACGATGGCGATGGTGCTGCAGGACTTTGCCGAGGCCAATTCCGGCATCGACTACCGCATTCTCGCGACGGATCTTTCGACGGACGTGCTGCAGGCCGCGCGCCGCGGCGTCTATCCGCGCGACATGATCCAGCCGGTGCCGGCGGACCTGCAGCGGCGCCATGTCATGGTCTCGCGCGATGCCGCGCGCGGCGAGGTGCGCATTCACCCGCGCCTGCGCTCAACCGTCGGCTTTGCCCGCATGAACCTCATGGACAGCGCCTACAAGGTGGGCGAGCCGATGCACATGATCTTCTGCCGCAACGTGCTGATCTATTTCGACAAGCCGACGCAGGCGAAGGTTCTCTCCCGGCTCTGCGACTGCCTCGTGCCCGGCGGTTTCCTCTATGTGGGCCATTCGGAAACGGTCACCGGCATCACGCTGCCGGTGCGCCAGGTCGCCAACACGGTTTTCAAGAAGATCTGA
- a CDS encoding chemotaxis response regulator protein-glutamate methylesterase — protein sequence MPLPGKKIRVLIIDDSASVRQALTHVLEEDPEIEVMGAASDPFMAAKKIQEEIPDVITLDVEMPRMDGITFLRKIMSQRPIPVVMCSSLTEEGSETLMQALEAGAVDIILKPKISAADHLAESGTRIREAVKGAAVARLGTNRRSAAASGPTAKLTADAVLPPPSGRAMAKTTEMVACIGASTGGTEALRVLLEQLPANSPGIVIVQHMPEKFTAAFAKRLNSLCEVEVKEAVHGDPVLRGHVLIAPGDRHMMLERQGARYHVAVREGPLVSRHRPSVDVLFRSAARAAGANAMGVIMTGMGDDGARGMNEMHQAGAYTVAQDEASSVVFGMPKEAIAHGGVDRILPLDQIAREILAADRRR from the coding sequence ATGCCCCTGCCCGGCAAGAAAATCCGCGTCCTCATCATCGACGATTCCGCCAGCGTCCGCCAGGCGCTGACCCATGTGCTGGAGGAGGATCCCGAGATCGAGGTGATGGGCGCGGCCTCCGATCCCTTCATGGCGGCCAAGAAGATCCAGGAAGAAATCCCCGACGTCATCACGCTGGACGTGGAAATGCCGCGCATGGACGGCATCACCTTCCTGCGCAAGATCATGTCGCAGCGGCCGATCCCCGTCGTCATGTGCTCCTCCCTCACCGAAGAGGGATCGGAAACGCTGATGCAGGCGCTGGAGGCCGGCGCGGTCGACATCATCCTCAAGCCGAAGATCAGCGCGGCCGACCATCTGGCCGAATCGGGCACGCGCATCCGCGAGGCGGTGAAGGGCGCGGCCGTCGCCCGGCTCGGCACGAACCGGCGCAGCGCGGCGGCGAGCGGCCCGACCGCGAAACTCACCGCCGATGCCGTGCTGCCCCCGCCCTCCGGCCGGGCCATGGCCAAGACGACCGAAATGGTCGCCTGCATCGGCGCCTCGACCGGCGGCACCGAGGCGCTGCGCGTGCTTCTGGAGCAGTTGCCGGCCAATTCCCCCGGCATCGTCATCGTCCAGCACATGCCGGAAAAATTCACCGCCGCCTTCGCCAAGCGGCTGAACAGCCTGTGCGAGGTGGAGGTGAAGGAGGCCGTGCACGGCGATCCCGTCCTTCGCGGCCATGTGCTGATCGCCCCCGGCGACCGGCACATGATGCTGGAGCGCCAGGGCGCGCGCTACCATGTGGCTGTGCGCGAAGGCCCCCTCGTCTCGCGCCACCGGCCCTCCGTCGACGTGCTCTTCCGTTCCGCCGCCCGCGCCGCGGGGGCCAATGCCATGGGCGTCATCATGACCGGCATGGGCGACGACGGCGCGCGCGGCATGAACGAGATGCACCAGGCCGGCGCCTATACGGTGGCGCAGGACGAGGCCTCCTCCGTGGTCTTCGGCATGCCGAAGGAAGCGATCGCCCATGGCGGCGTCGACAGGATCCTGCCGCTCGACCAGATCGCCCGCGAAATCCTCGCCGCCGACCGGCGACGCTAG
- a CDS encoding ParA family protein, protein MPVITFANTKGGAGKTTAVLLLATELARLGFRVSVLDADPQHWITRWSEISEGVLGNRLTVVPYVTMGTIDRQVADAKAHADFVLIDLPGSRSSLLAKAVGYADYVLIPVQGSAMDAQGGANVIELLHYLEDKAAIRIRHSVVLTRVNSMVTTRAMHAVKDLLAARRVHLLETPIIERAAFRDMFGCGGTLYSMDAKRVTNLDKAQENARALALEVLQQIPAARPAVAPGLRSVA, encoded by the coding sequence ATGCCCGTCATCACTTTCGCCAACACCAAGGGCGGCGCCGGCAAGACGACGGCCGTGCTGCTGCTGGCCACCGAGCTTGCCCGTCTCGGCTTCCGCGTCTCGGTGCTCGATGCCGACCCGCAGCACTGGATCACCCGCTGGTCCGAGATTTCCGAAGGCGTGCTCGGCAATCGCCTGACCGTCGTGCCCTATGTCACGATGGGCACGATCGACCGGCAGGTGGCCGACGCGAAGGCGCATGCCGATTTCGTGCTGATCGACCTGCCCGGCTCACGCAGTTCCCTGCTCGCCAAGGCGGTCGGCTATGCCGATTATGTGCTCATCCCCGTGCAGGGCTCAGCCATGGATGCGCAGGGCGGCGCGAATGTCATCGAACTGCTGCACTATCTCGAGGACAAGGCGGCGATCCGCATCCGTCATTCGGTGGTGCTGACCCGCGTCAACTCCATGGTGACGACCCGCGCCATGCATGCGGTGAAGGATTTGCTGGCCGCCCGCCGGGTGCACCTGCTCGAAACGCCCATCATCGAACGCGCGGCCTTCCGCGACATGTTCGGTTGCGGCGGCACGCTCTATTCGATGGATGCCAAGCGCGTCACCAATCTCGACAAGGCGCAGGAAAACGCCCGCGCGCTGGCGCTGGAAGTGCTCCAGCAGATCCCCGCCGCCCGCCCCGCGGTCGCGCCAGGGCTCAGAAGCGTCGCCTGA
- a CDS encoding DUF1127 domain-containing protein, which yields MNMARSFSNWRKYRQTVNELDRMTTRELRDLGIERSEIKSVARAAVGF from the coding sequence ATGAATATGGCACGTTCCTTCAGCAATTGGCGCAAGTACCGTCAGACCGTCAACGAACTCGACCGCATGACCACGCGCGAACTGCGCGATCTCGGCATCGAACGTTCGGAAATCAAGTCGGTCGCCCGCGCTGCCGTCGGCTTCTGA
- a CDS encoding aminotransferase, giving the protein MKIRDFGVEIWMNRYENHCELNLAETCVESLTVEELLDMAGKRDAILAELLPMKLTYGAIEGSERLRGLIAGLHEKQAVENVVVTHGAIGANALVHETLVEPGDRVISVLPTYQQHYSIPESFGADVKILKLTAERGFLPDLEELRRLAVPGTKLICLNNPNNPTGSLMDRDVLLEVVAIARACGAWILCDEVYRGTNQTGDGMTASIADLYEKGISTGSMSKTWSLAGLRLGWIVGPKALLHAVSIHRDYNTISVGMLDDHFAAIALENRDKILARSQAITRENLAILAEWMDGEPLMSWVKPKSGTTALLKYDLPLTSEVFCTRLLERTGVMLTPGSAMDMEGHLRIGYANGAAILREGLARLSAFLREEQAARAA; this is encoded by the coding sequence ATGAAGATACGCGATTTCGGTGTTGAAATCTGGATGAACCGCTATGAGAACCATTGCGAGCTGAACCTTGCGGAGACCTGCGTGGAATCGCTGACGGTCGAGGAACTGCTCGACATGGCCGGCAAGCGCGACGCTATCCTTGCCGAACTCCTGCCGATGAAGCTCACCTATGGCGCCATCGAGGGCAGCGAGCGGCTGCGTGGCCTCATCGCCGGCCTCCATGAAAAACAGGCGGTCGAGAATGTCGTCGTCACCCACGGCGCCATCGGCGCCAATGCGCTGGTGCACGAGACACTGGTGGAGCCTGGCGACCGTGTCATCTCCGTCCTGCCCACCTACCAGCAGCACTATTCCATTCCCGAAAGCTTCGGCGCGGACGTCAAAATCCTCAAGCTGACGGCGGAGCGCGGTTTCCTGCCGGACCTTGAGGAGCTGCGCCGGCTCGCGGTGCCGGGCACCAAGCTCATCTGCCTCAACAACCCCAACAATCCGACCGGATCACTGATGGATCGCGATGTCCTTCTGGAGGTCGTCGCCATCGCCCGCGCCTGCGGCGCCTGGATCCTCTGCGACGAGGTCTACCGCGGCACGAACCAGACGGGCGACGGCATGACGGCCTCCATCGCCGATCTCTACGAGAAGGGTATCAGCACGGGCAGCATGTCCAAGACCTGGTCGCTGGCGGGTCTGCGCCTCGGCTGGATCGTCGGGCCGAAGGCCCTGTTGCACGCCGTCTCGATCCACCGCGACTACAACACGATCAGCGTCGGCATGCTGGACGATCACTTCGCCGCCATCGCGCTGGAAAATCGCGACAAGATCCTTGCCCGCAGCCAGGCCATCACCCGGGAGAATCTCGCCATTCTCGCGGAATGGATGGACGGCGAGCCGCTGATGTCCTGGGTGAAGCCGAAATCCGGCACGACGGCGCTCCTGAAATACGACCTGCCGCTCACCTCCGAAGTCTTCTGTACGCGGCTGCTGGAGCGCACCGGCGTCATGCTGACGCCCGGCAGCGCCATGGACATGGAGGGGCATCTGCGCATCGGCTATGCCAATGGCGCGGCGATCCTGCGCGAAGGGCTGGCGCGCCTTTCGGCCTTCCTGCGGGAGGAGCAGGCGGCACGCGCCGCCTGA
- a CDS encoding helix-turn-helix domain-containing protein — translation MSNIVHSQERGDVLAHVAGNLRRLRQAAGLSQAALAEASGISRRMIVSLEGGDANISLSSLDKLAAAMGVGFVDLVRDPARAPSAEINEVTWRGTAADSTALLLGSAPATREAQLWLWSLGPGERYDAEPDPVGWHEMIFVIEGTLRLELPGAATDYRAGGFAVYATDRPYAYANPGAGTVRFVRNVIS, via the coding sequence ATGAGCAATATAGTGCACAGTCAAGAACGCGGCGACGTGCTCGCCCATGTCGCCGGCAACCTGCGGCGCCTGCGCCAGGCGGCGGGCCTCAGCCAGGCAGCGCTGGCCGAAGCCTCCGGCATCAGCCGGCGCATGATCGTCTCGCTCGAAGGGGGCGATGCCAATATCAGCCTGTCGAGCCTCGACAAGCTCGCCGCGGCGATGGGCGTCGGCTTCGTCGATCTCGTGCGCGATCCGGCCCGCGCGCCCTCCGCCGAAATCAACGAGGTGACGTGGCGGGGCACGGCCGCGGACAGCACCGCGCTGCTGCTCGGCTCCGCGCCGGCGACGCGCGAGGCGCAGCTCTGGCTGTGGTCGCTCGGCCCCGGCGAGCGCTACGACGCCGAGCCGGATCCCGTCGGCTGGCACGAGATGATCTTCGTGATCGAGGGCACGCTGCGGCTGGAGCTTCCAGGCGCGGCGACGGATTACAGGGCGGGCGGCTTTGCCGTCTATGCCACGGACCGGCCCTATGCCTATGCCAATCCCGGCGCCGGCACCGTGCGCTTCGTGCGCAACGTGATTTCCTGA
- the chrA gene encoding chromate efflux transporter, whose product MSDSASGEDGHGVSFGEALRVWARVAALSFGGPAGQIAVMHRIVVEEKRWISERRFLHALNYCMLLPGPEAQQLATYIGWLLHRTPGGIVAGLLFILPGFLSILALSYVYVVFGNVGVVEGLFFGLKAAVLAVVVQAVFRISSRALVNPAMIAIAAAAFIAIFAFKVPFPLIILVAAVLGYLGSASGSRLFRTSGGHAAAKGAVVRDRDSLLGEATPAHARPNLRWSLKISAVLACLWLGPVALIAMLAGDSVFADIGTFFSKMAVVTFGGAYAALAYVAQEAVQHYGWLKPGEMLDGLGMAETTPGPLIMVLQFVGFLGAYRDPGSLDPMMAATLAAILTTWVTFVPCFLWIFLGAPFIETLRGNAALSGAMSAITAAVVGVILNLAVWFAAHTLFSAVTVFAAGPLRLEVPVPATIIPLAALLAAAAAFALFRLKASVLLTLGLSALAGIAWTALAG is encoded by the coding sequence ATGAGCGACAGCGCATCCGGTGAGGACGGCCATGGCGTATCCTTCGGCGAGGCGCTGCGGGTATGGGCGCGCGTCGCCGCGCTCAGCTTCGGCGGCCCCGCCGGGCAGATCGCCGTCATGCATCGCATCGTCGTGGAGGAAAAACGCTGGATCAGCGAGCGCCGCTTTCTGCATGCGCTGAACTACTGCATGCTGCTGCCCGGCCCCGAGGCCCAGCAGCTGGCCACCTATATCGGCTGGCTGCTGCACCGCACACCCGGCGGCATCGTCGCCGGCCTGCTGTTCATCCTGCCGGGTTTCCTGTCCATTCTCGCGCTCAGCTATGTCTATGTCGTCTTCGGCAATGTCGGCGTGGTCGAGGGGCTGTTCTTCGGCCTCAAGGCGGCGGTGCTGGCCGTGGTGGTGCAGGCGGTCTTCCGCATCAGCAGCCGCGCGCTGGTCAATCCGGCGATGATCGCCATTGCCGCCGCCGCCTTCATCGCCATCTTCGCCTTCAAGGTGCCGTTCCCGCTCATCATCCTCGTTGCCGCTGTTCTCGGTTATCTCGGCTCGGCGTCCGGCTCGCGCCTGTTCCGTACGTCCGGCGGGCATGCGGCGGCCAAGGGTGCGGTTGTGCGCGATCGCGATTCGCTGCTCGGCGAGGCGACGCCCGCCCATGCCCGGCCCAATCTCCGCTGGTCGCTGAAAATCTCGGCCGTGCTCGCCTGTCTCTGGCTCGGGCCGGTGGCGCTGATCGCGATGCTGGCGGGCGACAGCGTTTTTGCGGACATCGGCACCTTCTTCAGCAAGATGGCGGTCGTCACCTTCGGCGGTGCCTATGCGGCGCTCGCCTATGTCGCGCAGGAGGCGGTGCAACACTATGGCTGGCTGAAGCCCGGCGAGATGCTCGACGGTCTCGGCATGGCCGAGACGACGCCCGGCCCGCTCATCATGGTGCTGCAATTCGTCGGCTTTCTCGGCGCCTACCGCGATCCCGGCAGCCTCGATCCGATGATGGCCGCAACGCTGGCCGCCATTCTCACGACCTGGGTCACCTTCGTGCCCTGCTTCCTCTGGATTTTCCTCGGCGCGCCCTTCATCGAGACCCTGCGCGGCAATGCGGCGCTCTCGGGCGCGATGTCCGCCATCACCGCCGCGGTGGTCGGCGTCATCCTCAACCTTGCCGTCTGGTTCGCCGCGCACACGCTGTTTTCCGCGGTGACGGTGTTTGCCGCCGGACCCCTGCGGCTGGAGGTGCCGGTGCCGGCGACCATCATCCCGCTCGCGGCGCTGCTTGCCGCCGCGGCTGCGTTTGCACTGTTCCGCCTCAAGGCGTCCGTGCTGCTGACGCTCGGCCTGTCGGCGCTCGCCGGCATCGCCTGGACGGCGCTTGCCGGCTGA
- a CDS encoding helix-turn-helix transcriptional regulator: MSDPLSLTFAALADPTRRAILARLSNGDATVNEIAAPFDMSLPAVSKHLKVLEAAGLITRSRTAQWRPCHLEAGPLKDADGWISAYRRFWEASFDRLDDYLRQLQAGDPEKTN, encoded by the coding sequence GTGAGTGACCCGCTGAGCCTGACTTTCGCCGCCCTTGCGGACCCGACGCGGCGCGCCATTCTCGCACGCCTTTCCAACGGCGATGCGACAGTCAACGAGATCGCCGCCCCGTTCGACATGAGCCTGCCCGCCGTCTCAAAGCACCTGAAGGTGCTGGAGGCCGCCGGCCTCATCACCCGCAGCCGCACCGCCCAGTGGCGCCCCTGCCACCTGGAGGCGGGGCCGCTGAAGGACGCGGACGGCTGGATCTCCGCCTACCGGCGCTTCTGGGAGGCGAGCTTCGACCGGCTCGACGATTATCTGAGGCAATTGCAGGCCGGCGATCCCGAGAAGACGAACTGA
- a CDS encoding SRPBCC domain-containing protein, which yields MQTVQAATPIGLVIERLIDAPAALVFKVWTTPEHLARWLGPKDFTPHSIRMDFRPGGAWSAVIRSPEGENYPMGGVYREIAENRLIAFTFRWTEEDGPDTLVTATFEDLGERTRLTFAQTPFDTIQSRDSHAEGWGECLDRLKVYIQQGAEG from the coding sequence ATGCAGACCGTTCAAGCCGCCACCCCCATCGGCCTTGTCATCGAACGCCTGATCGATGCGCCCGCCGCCCTCGTCTTCAAGGTCTGGACGACGCCGGAACACCTTGCCCGCTGGCTGGGGCCGAAGGACTTCACGCCCCATTCCATTCGCATGGATTTCCGCCCCGGCGGCGCCTGGTCGGCGGTCATCCGCTCGCCGGAGGGCGAGAACTATCCGATGGGCGGCGTCTACCGCGAGATCGCGGAAAACCGCCTTATCGCCTTCACCTTCCGCTGGACCGAGGAGGACGGGCCGGACACGCTCGTGACCGCGACCTTCGAGGACCTTGGCGAAAGGACGCGGCTGACCTTCGCGCAGACGCCGTTCGACACCATCCAATCCCGCGACAGTCACGCCGAGGGCTGGGGCGAATGCCTCGACCGGCTCAAGGTCTATATTCAGCAAGGAGCCGAAGGATGA
- a CDS encoding GFA family protein codes for MKKTYHGSCHCGAVRYECGLDLDEGLRKCNCSFCRRTRMLKTFSTREDFRLLSGEDLLLTYRAADSSWPEGDVDHYFCRTCGVRSFSRGYHETFMGHFYCINAGTLDDVSDAELAAAPIIHENGAADDYENPPAHTAYM; via the coding sequence ATGAAGAAGACCTATCACGGAAGCTGCCATTGCGGCGCCGTCCGCTACGAATGCGGGCTCGACCTCGACGAGGGCCTGCGCAAATGCAACTGCTCCTTCTGCCGGCGTACGCGCATGCTGAAGACCTTTTCGACGCGCGAAGACTTCAGGCTGCTTTCCGGCGAAGACCTGCTCCTTACCTACCGCGCCGCGGATTCGAGCTGGCCGGAGGGCGATGTCGACCACTATTTCTGCCGGACGTGCGGCGTGCGATCCTTCTCGCGCGGCTACCACGAGACCTTCATGGGGCATTTCTACTGCATCAATGCCGGCACGCTGGACGATGTCAGCGACGCGGAACTCGCCGCCGCCCCCATCATCCATGAGAACGGCGCGGCCGACGACTACGAAAATCCGCCGGCCCACACCGCCTATATGTGA
- a CDS encoding FAD-dependent oxidoreductase codes for MAEFPQKAKVVIIGLGGIVGASIAHHLIERGWDDIVGIDKSGIPTDIGSTAHASDFCYTTSHDYLSVWTTQYSIDFYEKMGHYARIGGLEVARTGDDTWMEEIKRKLSSAKAFGTRAHAVSPAEIKQMFPLIEEDQVMGGLFDPDAGLVIPRSQTVAGKLVDAAEKSGKLQVYGNTPAQSLIVEGGRIKGVVTHRGTILADHVIVCAGIWGRLIAEMVGEDLPVMPVDHPLTFFGPYNEFEGTGKEIGFPLLRDQGNSAYMRDTGDPKTTEGGQIEWGYYETTNPRLCHPRDILEKHEARLSPSQRDLDMEQIIEPLERAMELTPILGELGYNEGHSFNGLLQVSAGGGASCGESQKVRGLWYCVAIWVKDGPGYGKLIADWMTDGRTEIDHNSIDYARFYPHQLEEKFIEGRTYEAAQKIYFPAVHTREPYATGRNVKRSPFYEREVELGGYFMELGGWERAHGYKANEHLLEKYGDRVPVRENEWDSRHFWRVSNAEHLAMSEDCGIVNLSHFHMVDIEGPDHVELLEWLCAAKIGGDGNIGKGVYTHFLDDEGMVRADFTVFRMADRCRLVNGADAGPRDLHYMKRVAQDRGLDVTITDTSEKFITIGIWGPNARETLKKVVADPAGLDLENFAFAAIKQIEIAGKSVTAFRISYVGEQGWELHMKYEDGLAVWDALRATGVMAFGVETYANSRRMEKSLRLQNADLLTQYNLIEADLARPKVKEADFRGKAKHLEYKARDHQPAMLCTLVMTENTDRNGVKRYPLGNLPVMDPETGEVLIDDLGRRSYTTSIAFGPTIGKNIALAYLPAAYCQEGRKLNIEYFAETYPVEVVGIGYKPLYDPENLKPRT; via the coding sequence ATGGCAGAGTTTCCGCAAAAGGCGAAGGTCGTCATCATCGGTTTGGGTGGCATCGTGGGTGCGTCGATCGCCCACCATCTCATCGAGCGCGGATGGGACGATATCGTGGGCATCGACAAGTCGGGCATTCCCACCGACATCGGTTCGACGGCGCATGCCTCGGACTTCTGCTACACGACCAGCCACGACTATCTCTCGGTCTGGACGACCCAGTACTCCATCGATTTCTACGAGAAGATGGGCCACTACGCCCGCATCGGCGGTCTCGAAGTCGCCCGCACGGGCGACGACACCTGGATGGAAGAGATCAAGCGCAAGCTGTCCTCCGCCAAGGCGTTCGGCACGCGCGCGCATGCCGTTTCCCCGGCCGAAATCAAGCAGATGTTCCCGCTGATCGAGGAAGACCAGGTCATGGGCGGCCTGTTCGACCCGGATGCCGGCCTCGTCATCCCGCGCTCGCAGACCGTTGCCGGCAAGCTGGTCGACGCCGCCGAAAAGTCCGGCAAGCTGCAGGTCTACGGCAACACGCCGGCCCAGTCGCTGATCGTCGAAGGCGGCCGCATCAAGGGCGTCGTCACCCATCGCGGCACGATCTTGGCCGACCACGTCATCGTCTGCGCCGGCATCTGGGGCCGCCTCATCGCCGAAATGGTCGGCGAGGACCTGCCGGTCATGCCGGTCGACCATCCGCTGACCTTCTTCGGCCCGTACAACGAATTCGAAGGCACCGGCAAGGAAATCGGCTTCCCGCTGCTGCGCGACCAGGGCAACTCCGCCTATATGCGCGACACCGGCGACCCGAAGACCACCGAGGGCGGCCAGATCGAGTGGGGCTATTACGAAACCACCAATCCGCGCCTCTGCCACCCGCGCGACATTCTCGAAAAGCATGAGGCGCGCCTGTCGCCGTCCCAGCGCGACCTCGACATGGAGCAGATCATCGAGCCGCTCGAACGCGCCATGGAACTGACGCCGATCCTCGGCGAACTCGGCTACAACGAAGGCCATTCCTTCAACGGCCTGCTGCAGGTTTCCGCCGGTGGCGGCGCGTCCTGCGGCGAGAGCCAGAAGGTGCGCGGCCTCTGGTACTGCGTCGCCATCTGGGTCAAGGACGGCCCCGGCTACGGCAAGCTGATCGCCGACTGGATGACGGACGGCCGCACCGAGATCGACCACAATTCGATCGACTATGCCCGCTTCTACCCGCACCAGCTCGAAGAAAAGTTCATCGAGGGCCGCACCTACGAGGCCGCCCAGAAGATCTACTTCCCGGCCGTGCACACCCGCGAGCCCTATGCCACCGGCCGCAACGTCAAGCGCTCCCCCTTCTACGAGCGTGAAGTGGAGCTTGGCGGCTACTTCATGGAACTCGGCGGCTGGGAGCGCGCGCATGGCTACAAGGCCAACGAGCATCTCCTGGAAAAGTACGGCGACCGCGTGCCGGTGCGCGAGAACGAGTGGGACAGCCGCCATTTCTGGCGCGTCTCCAATGCCGAGCATCTGGCGATGAGCGAGGATTGCGGCATCGTTAACCTCTCGCATTTCCACATGGTCGACATCGAAGGCCCCGATCATGTCGAGTTGCTCGAATGGCTCTGCGCGGCCAAGATCGGCGGCGACGGCAATATCGGCAAGGGCGTCTATACCCACTTCCTCGACGACGAGGGCATGGTGCGCGCCGACTTCACCGTCTTCCGCATGGCCGACCGCTGCCGCCTCGTCAACGGCGCCGATGCCGGCCCGCGCGATCTCCACTACATGAAGCGCGTGGCGCAGGATCGTGGCCTCGACGTCACGATCACCGACACGTCGGAAAAGTTCATCACCATCGGCATCTGGGGGCCGAACGCCCGCGAGACGCTGAAGAAGGTGGTGGCGGACCCGGCCGGCCTCGACCTGGAAAACTTCGCCTTCGCCGCGATCAAGCAGATCGAGATCGCCGGCAAGAGCGTGACCGCCTTCCGCATTTCCTATGTCGGCGAGCAGGGCTGGGAACTGCACATGAAGTACGAGGACGGCCTTGCCGTGTGGGATGCCCTGCGCGCCACCGGCGTCATGGCCTTCGGCGTCGAGACCTATGCGAACTCGCGCCGCATGGAAAAGAGCCTGCGCCTGCAGAACGCCGACCTGCTCACCCAGTACAACCTCATCGAGGCGGACCTTGCCCGTCCGAAGGTCAAGGAAGCCGACTTCCGCGGCAAGGCGAAGCACCTGGAGTACAAGGCGCGCGACCACCAGCCCGCCATGCTCTGCACGCTCGTCATGACCGAGAACACCGACAGGAACGGCGTCAAGCGCTACCCGCTCGGCAACCTGCCGGTCATGGACCCGGAAACCGGCGAGGTGCTGATCGACGACCTCGGCCGTCGCTCCTACACGACCTCCATCGCCTTCGGTCCGACCATCGGCAAGAACATCGCGCTGGCCTATCTGCCGGCCGCCTATTGCCAGGAAGGCCGCAAGCTCAACATCGAGTATTTCGCCGAGACCTACCCGGTCGAGGTGGTCGGCATCGGCTACAAGCCGCTCTACGACCCCGAGAACCTGAAGCCGCGCACGTAA